The stretch of DNA ATGTCCTCCTTCATTTTGGATATTTGGGCACGGAGTGCACAGTTTTCTTGTTTCAGCTCTTCCAGGGTTCTCTTCGTCTCATAGGTGGTTATTCCCATTTTTCGTCCTCAGCTGTTTGAAGTCCTCTttaagctggtagagttgcttagCCTGCGCTTGTTTAAGTTCCGTGAACTCGAGTTCTAGATTAGCCAGGTTCTTTCTCAGCTGGTGATCTGAATTGTGAGGTGTAGGAGGGGTAGAGATGGCCATGGCAGCAGTTGTCTCTAGTGGACTGTCATATTCATAGTTACCCTGGTGGGTATTGGTCCTTTTTTCATTTACCTTCTCTTTTAGCAGGGGAAAGACCTCTTCAAAAGAGGCCAAGTTTTCTGAGTTTCCCTGTATCATATCTTGCTTTTTTGATTGTAGGAAATAGTAAGGAGGGGATCGTCTGCATCCAGGCTTTGGTCTTTGCATACTTTTAGTCTGCCCCCATATCCAATCCCCTTCCTGTGGACATGTGGGTAGTTTTTGATTATAGTGTCTCTCCATGGATTGATGCAGTTGGTGAAGAATATTAGGTTACTTTTCATCCTACTCCCTTGATGTTGGGTGAAATCAGCGTAAAGGACCTCTGGGTTTTCCTGGAGGGTTTTCTGCTTATGTCTTTCTTTTGCATTTTCGCTCTTGCATTTAGGCGGGTATACTATTTCCCAGTTCTTTGTTCTGCATGTTATGCTGCTCTGATCTGtctgcagcattttatgtttatttgtttatttatttatttatctgtctatttatttatttatttctcttttcCAAGATTCTGTGTTGCACTCTGTCCCACTTTAGGTATAGTTTTCAGGGGTTCATCCTAGAAACTACTATTTTTTGGTAAGTTTAAGTTTAAGTTGGATAAGTTTGAGTAGTTTTTGGCCACACAGATCTCCTTTGGTTCGGGCCTTGCGTTGGGTCGACCAGCCTCGGGCCAGATTTCACGGGCTGTTACTCATGGCCTTGTGGAGCTGCAGCAAACTCAGGGTCCCTCTCACACAGAACACAcccggctctctctctctctctcacacacacacagcgacggctgggctgggctgggctgggctgggctgggcagggttGGCTTCACATCTGTTCCACACTGGGAAAGGGCACCCGCAGTGTCAGGAGTTTACCGACTCCGGGTCTCGGTGCCTCTGGTCCCGGCCTCCagcgtctctctctcccccactccctcggGTCCCGACCCGATCTCCCGTTCATGTGAGGTCGACGATGGGGGACCGCTATAAACGTAAGTTATGGGGGGATATTTTCCCCTCCCCAAACGGCCCCCGGCTCACAAATCCTCACCCTCTGCccttttccttctcccccccccgcccccaccaccccccccccccccccccccccccccccccccccccccaactgcatcTTCCTTCCTATTCTTGGCCCAAAACAACTCAAAATCCATATCCTCcatagcccgctgagttcctccagcactctgtgtattttaTTTGACTCTCAAATTGAAGATAGatgcataaagctggagtaactcaacgggacaggcagcatccccagagagaacgaatgggtgacgtttcgggtagagaccgttctatagacacacagacagacagacagacagacagacaaacagacagacagacagacatagatagatagatagatagatagatagatagatagatagatagatagatagatagatagatagatagatagatagatagatagatagacagatagacagatagacagatagatatagatagatagatagatagatagatagatagatagatagatagatagatagatagatagatagatagatagatagatagatagatagatagatagatcgaacGAACGAACAAACTTGGCTTCCCACGTTTGCTAAAGGAACCTTCCCTTCCACCCACAGCACACTTTGTGTTCAGTTCCACACATGTAACTGGATTGGTTTCAGATGACAGTGGCAGGTAGAACAAATTGGAAGTAAGGgggagctgacatctagagcagcggatgcaatagatgaggttggaggaggtgcaggtgaacctctatcgcacttggaaagactgcttgggtccttgaatggagtcgagcggggaagtAGAGCAACAAGTGTagtatctcttgcggttgcaagtgaaagtgcccggggaaggggtggagcgggagggaagggaagatttgacaagggagttacagagggaacggtctttgctgaaagcagacgggggggggggaggggcggggggggggggggggagatgggaagatgtgacgagtggtggagactacacttcctcccaccctgcttcctgcaaggactccatcccctacggccaattcctccatctacaccgcatctgctcccaggatgaggcgttccacaccagggcatcagaaatgtcctcattcttcagcgaatgggggttcccctcccacactatagatgaggctcgcactggggtctcttcaataccccgtaacactgctttctctccccaaccccccacccgcAACAAGGACAGtcctcctagtcctcacctttcaccccactagccgtcacatacaacaagtagtcctccgtcagttttgccacctccaacgtgaccccactactcgccacatcttcccatctccctccccccccccccccccatctgctttccacaaagaccgctccctccgtaactcccttgtcaattattcccttccctcccataacACCCCCTggtcactttcccctgcaaccgcaagagatgctacacttgtcgctttacctcccccctagactccattcaaggacccaagtagtcgttccaggtgcgacagaggttcatctgcacctcctccaatctaatctattgcatccgctgctctagatgtcagctgatctacatcggtgagaccaagcgtacgcttggcgatcgtttcgccgaacacttccgctcggtccgcaataaccaatctgacctcccggtggcgcagcacttcaactaaccctcccattccgaatccatgaccattctggcctgggcctcctccacggccagagtgaacaccacaggaggaacagcacctcatattccgcttgggcagtttacaccccaacggcatgaacattgacttctctaattttcggtagcccttattgtctcctccccttctcagctctccctcagcccgatggctcctcctcttcctttcttcttcccaccccccaacctacatcagtctgaagaagggtttcggcccgaaaaattgcctatttccttcgctccatagatgctgccacaccccctgagtttctccagtacttttgtgtacctcagataatgcttttaacacactaaaactaTCTTTATTAAATGTCAGGTCTTTGGCAGGAAAATCCTTTTTAATCAACGATTTCATTATTAAGCACAATCTTGATTTTATGTTTTTAACTGAAACTTGGTTGGACCAAAATAACAGTGCAGCTGTTCTTATCGAGACAACCCCTCCCAACTTCAGTTTTATGAGTAAGGCTAGAGTGCATAAGAAAGGTGGTGGAGTCGCCATGTTTAATGACTCACTCCAATGCAAGCAGATATCTTGATAATGTTGCTTCTTTTGAGTATGTGGCTCTTCAGCTGAATTCCTCTCGAGGAGCTATATTCCTAAATATCTACACGCCACCGAAATACTGTGCAAGCTTCTTTGATGTGTTTACTAAACAGCTGTCTATAATCGGTATTGACTTTGATTGTGTAGTTATTGTTggtgattttaacattcatgtTGACAACTCCCAGGACAGAGGGACTAAAGAACTGTGTTGTGTTCTTGATAACTACGGGCTGACTCAGCATGTGTCGGAGCCCAAACAACAAAGGGCACACTCTGGACTTCGTTATCTCCAATGGTCTGAACATTTCCAAGATTGTGGTGACTGATGTTGCTCTCTCTGATCATCCCTGTGTTTTCTTTGACAGCACTATCTCCGTGCACACAAATGTTCAAAAAAAGATAGTCACTGAACGGTATATCACTGAAAACACCAGTGAAATATTTATTCTACTTTTCCCTTCATCACCCGCTCCCTCTTGGGTCTCAGTTAATGAGCTTGTAGATCATTTCAATTATAAAATTACAAATGTTATTGATGCCATGGCACCCACTAAGGTGAAGGCTGTCTCTAGTAAGAAAAGATCTCCATGGAGAAATGCCACACCGGTAAAAACAGAAAAAGAGTGTTGAAAAGCTGGACTTGGTGGCAAGAAACAAATCTCCAGGTTCACTATGACATCTATAGGGAGAGACTTTGCATTTATGGCTTGGAGCTGAGAAATGCAAGGCAGTCCTTCTTCTCTGACATCATcaccaaaaataataataatgcacgTGCCTTGTTTGCTACTGTCGACAGGCTAACAAACCCTCCTGTGTCAGTGGCCTGTGAACTTCTGTCCACCAGGGCCTGCAATGAATTTGCCTCCTTCTTCATTCACAAAATTCAGAAAATTAGACAAGTCTCAACTTGACCACTTCTGGTCCAGAGCAGCCGAGTGagtccacactccccccccccccccccccccccccccccccccccccccccccccatcccctacacccccatcccccccccgcacacacgcccCCAACGCTTCCCACTTAGTCAagtacataactaaaagtctgatcttgttatcttccagtttgcgcgttttttctatttgcacaaaaacggtaaaCGATAGCGCTATCATTTTTCGCCAGCCcactcctgtgctgcgagtgcactaaTTCAAGTTCCGATCGATGatctattgtaaaagttagccaggtttaaaaaatcgtaaaCATCGcccgtgcgcagatcgatctcctctcctgccagtcagcgccgcaaggattagtctcttctccggTCACTCCCAGGGCCGGTCCGCTGCTTCCCGCaccatcacgtctttactggagctgcgggatggccggcggaggtctccaaacGGACACAATCTCGTAAGGACCGGAAGCCTAGCCCGCCCCCACAACccacctcctccccataacccactggccaggcccaggagcagacgcacagggagatcctcccctccctcctgacATTGCCCCCTCTGTACCAGGTGCCCAAATATCAGGAGTGTGGGACTAAAATGTAGGCAAAACTTGAGGAAAGCCCCTTCAGATAGTCGAACatgggctgcaacctctcacactgcaTGTACATATAGAACACGGTGTCTTCCTCACCACAGAAGTGACAGGCGGctgacgagtccgtgaaccggccAAGTATCTGTTACAGGCCACAGCCATGGGTAACAcgctccaccccaggtccccgatgtaaaggggagGACTCCCTTATAGAGAGACCAACGGGAGCAGGGCCTGCCTCCCCAGCCCCGACATCACAAAGGATCAGGTATCGCCTATTGCGTCTAAACAATCAGATCCGCAGTCCTGCCCCTCGGACAGACAGCGCCCTCCACCAATCGGAGCCCCCATCACCACGGCATTGCCGGCCCCGCCCCCGCGGCTCCTACACCACGTGGGGGGAAACAAACACAGAAGCTGCAGAGGCTGCAAACCTGAGATAAAACCGCAAGGGGGGCCAGACTACAAAATActgcagtgactcagcgggacgggcagcatctctggggagagggaatgggagatgtttcgaggttgagacccttccccaTCCGTTTCGCACCATGGatggctgatctgctgagttctatCAGCACTTTGAAGGGGAATGGTCAGGCAACGTGTCGGGTCTGGACCCATCTTTGGACTGATGGAgttggaggagaaagctggaaaccaGAGATGGGGCTGGGACAGACTTCAGGACAtgattgggggggggtggtgagactccttaatttggagaattcaatgttcatgtcattcGGCTGtaaactatgaggtgctgttcctccagtttgcatgtcacctcactctggcaatggaggaggcccaggacagaaagaccagtgtgggagtgggaaggggagttaaaatggttggcaaccgggagaatcagcaggccttggcggaccgagcgcaagtgtagggtgaaatgcacgcatagtctagatacaaggaactgcagatgctggtttacaaagagagacacaatctcctggagtaacttgcacctctggagaggatagacaggcaacattctagatcaggacccttcttcagactgcttggtgtggggggtggagaatgttggaaaggagaggtgggggtggtcTTTCCCCTGTGGGGCCTTAGATTCTCTTCCCTCTACAGatacggcctgacccactgagttcctccactgcTTTAGAGagaactagacaaagtgggacccgttgggtcccagcttcacacgggagggctggtcccccaacgcaatattccacctctccaccaattccaatcttGCTGGTCAGTGGGAAGGAGGGGGCTTTCTGAATGCtggcatggtgttgtgggccaaagggactgatttccagagggctaatatggacattgtgggccaaatggattcttgggctggcacacTCCCTCCCACTCACAAACacgcactcacaaacacacacagactcatacacacacacactcacacacacagacactcacactcacacacaggcactcacaatcagcgtgacctctgcagtTACCGGTAATTATGcaatcagcatgacctctgcactcactggaATTGCAGCTTCAAGCAAGaaagggcagcaggccaaacaactcatggcattgtcattaatggctaacaaatcatttattgcaagtacattgcagactcacagtcgttggtcctggtcctccaaagatattctaaatggaatttaaactggtggacccaccaccatcaaaccccaaactctgaaaaataatagcctattgcattttatctgtttatttttgtgtatatatatggtctagagtatatagacacactgaacctttatcttctgttctgttttatgtttacattttctgttgtgctgcagcaagcaagaatttcattgccctatcttggacacatgacaataaaactctcttgactcttgaattggacttaagcaaaaaagggttcttgggggaaaaaaagctaccttaaatttagttgcgtctggttggtacctatggtagggtgaagactattccatgctttacttgtgcgggggaactccatgaagcagcctgcatctctggatagaagaaattgggtgacgtttcgggtagaaacccttctttagatttcctctggttttagtgtgtttagtttaatttaaagcatggaaacaagcccttcggcccaccgaggattaattccaggtctctggcaattttaggcagcaactttatggccaatttactgccccaatagccttcaactgaattaaaacatacagtggctgtaaagggggacatagcgtcacttagagatttaagactgaaaatggatagtttctttttttttagtaaccaaaggtATCAacgtataaatttttgtgtgttggaaaataaaatatagtggcacagctggtggacttgctgcctcacacgccaaagatctgtgttcgatcctgttctcgggcactgtctgtgttgaatttgcacattccccatgcaagcatgtgggtttcctcccacatcccaaagatgcattggctttgtaggttaacttgtctctgtaaaattgcccctaatgtgcagggagtgggtgaggaaagtgggataacagaacttgtgtgaatgggtagacaaaaatgctggagaaactcagcaggtgaggcagcaactatggagcaaaggaaataggcgacatttcgggtcgagatccttcttcagactgatgtgaaggtgtgcgggggggggcgacatttcgggggggggggggggggggggggggcgggaagaagaaaggaagaggcggagacagtgggctgagggagagctgggaagcggaggagaaagtagggactacctgaaattgaaggtcaatgttcatactgctggggtgtaaactgcccaataggcgaagttttgggtcgagacccttcttcagactgatgttgggaggggtggggggcgggaaaaagaaaggaagaggtggagacaggaggctgtgggagagctgggagtgggaggggaaggagggagaaagcaaggactacctgagattggagaagccaatgttcatagcgctgaggtgtaaactacccaagcgaaatatgaggtgctgttcctccaatttgctgggtgcctcactctggccatggaggaggcccaggacagaaaggtcggattcggaatgggagggggagttgaagtgctgagccaccgggagatcaggttggttattgcaaactgagtgggggtgttgtgcgaagcgatcgccaagccttcgcttggtctcaccgaggttgatcatacgctgaatgaccatatttttgtttgaaagtggaaagagataatagaaattgcattcattgcaacgtgtaaaaagagatgagatactgtattgtaattttgctgcatgtcattgtggtatacatCATGTCTTGatcggtgaatatgtttagtttgcgactttatttgaagcagaaataatatgtgaatgcttcaatgaccataattccgactggtaactacgcacttcgtctgagcacattatcgcacacgtcatgcaagccatcttaaatgaccacctaaactgtcatttggcaacttaaaaagctgccgaggttgcccggctggcaatagggaaaaaaagttaagcgagagccctgagatggacagacgacatttagagtgtgggcccttcttcagactgattgaagagggtggggggaaggaagctggaaaagaaagatggggactggacaaagcttggcaagtgataggttgacacaaaatgctggagttactcaacgggacaagcagcatctctggaaagaaggaatgggtgatgtttcaggttgagacccttcttcagaagtgataggtggatataggtgagggaggcacaagaaactgcagatgctgggatcttgcatAGGACACAATTTAGTTTGATGCACAGaatcccagagtgggggaattgaggatcagaggacatgggttcaaggtaaaggggaaaagatttaataggaatctgaggggtaacattttcacacaaatggtggtgggtgtatggaatgagctgccagaggaggttgttgaagctgggactatagcaacgtttaagaagcagttagacaggtgcatggatagtacAACTtttgagggctatggaccaaatgcaggcaggtgggacctgtgcagttgggacatgttggtcagtgtggaccagttgggccgaagggcccatttccatactgtatcactctattctaCTAATTCAGCATGTATTATGTCCAGTGGTCAAACTTCAGTGTATTGTTTCAGTTATACTGcaataactcggtgggtcaggcagcatctgtgaagaacatggataggttacgttgcacagagtgctggagtaactcggtgggtcaggcagcatctgttgagaacatggacaggtgacgtttcaggtcgggacccttcttcagactgacatgatGTTAACAGATGGGGGGTGATCGGCtgatgagtggagtaagtgacagaggtcaagagaaaataaggagataaaaggtTCTGAGACAAGGAGAGAGGAAtctatatgtgcagctttaagggacattggtcaggaaacatttgcagtattgcatacagttctggccaTTACAgcactgatgtggaggctttggggaaggtgcagagatggttaactagaatggtttaaaaacaaggaactgcagatgctggtttaccaaaaaggacacaaaatgctggagtaactcagcgggtcagtcagcatctttggagagatagaatgaatgatgtttcaggtctacactgaagagggtctcgacccaaagcgttacccattccttccagcattttgtttctacctgaaCAGCAGCTATCCACGTCGcagtgtgccagcaggctggagcgGGCAAAtgccttgccacagagcgggatgggcaggtgaaggggcgctggctggtgtggactctccagcaggtggtcaaggcgggtgaacCTCTTACCACAGgatgggcaggggaagggacgctcaccgtTGTGGGAAATTTGGTGCTGTGGGTACAttggtgaaacccttgccacactcagcgcacacaacggGCCTCTCTCTGGTGTGGATCCGCTGGTGCTCCCCCAGCTTCCGTGCCCTCTTGAAACCCTTGCCACAGTGCGAGCCGCTGCTCGCCGGCATGGGCCCGCcgatgctgccgcaacccccgcgagctgtcaaatgcctcaccgcagtacgggcagtcgtagggctggccaaTGGTGTGCATGCGCTGGTGAGACAGGGTGTGtgaggccatggcaaagcgctctccacacaaCGGGCTGGGGACGGGATGGTCGctggcgtgcacccgctggtgggacagcagcttggtggagctggtgaagcccttgccgcagtcactGCAGGTATAAGGCCGCTCCCcagtgtgcaggcgcctgtgcatCTTCAGGTGcgtggacgacttgaagcctttcccgcagtcagagcaggtgaagggctgTTCACCGCTGTGCATCCGCTGGTGCACCTGCAGCCCTGACAACTGGGGaaagctcttgccacaggtggagcagccaaagggcttctcgcccgtgtgcacccgtcGGTGCACCCGCAAACCCGACaaccgggcaaagctcttgccacaggtggagcagtCATAGGGCTTCTTGCCCGTGTGCACCTGCTGGTGGGCCTTCAGGTCAGACGCCCTCATGAAGttcttgccgcagtcggagcagtcgAATGGCCTGGGGAAGGGACGGTCGCCATCGTGCACCTGCTGGTGGAACAGCAGCTTTGCGGAGCGGGAGAAgcgcttgccgcactgggcacaagTGAAGGGGTGcttgccggtgtgggtgcgctggtgctccagcaggctgttggagcgggtgaagcccttgccgcagtcggagcaggtgaagggccgctcaccacTATGAAACCACCGGTGCTCTTGCAGCCCCGACaaccgggcaaagctcttgccgcagacGGAGCAGCCATaaggcttctcgcccgtgtgaacTTGCCGGTGATTCGTCAGCTCTTGCGTTGTCTTGAAGCTCATGCTGCAgttggagcaggtgaagggcttcTCGCCGGAGTGCACGCGCATGTGCCGCCGCAGGTGGCCATTGCGGGCAAAGTTCTTGCCACACTTTGAGCAGTTATAGGGCCGTTCTCCTGTGTGCTCCCGCCGGTGGGTCTCCAGCAGACTCGGgtactgccaggccttgccacacacgtcgcacacataacgcttctccttgttatggcccgtcatgtggtcctccatcgtaGCTCAGCCCACACAACGATCAGATGGGGGGGTTCACCGGCACCCTGGACACCCTCAATGGCCACTCACGTCCACaactctccgtccacagcaatgGCTTCGAAACCCTGCgaacagagggtcaacaagctggcaaacaggacattactaacacATGAATATTACTAGTGctggggggagggaaaggacaCGGGGGTGACAGGGGAGCGGGGGATGGGGcagatgaggagggggagaggtgggggtgagggtgagaatggagagggagaTAAGAGGGAAAGGGGATGAGGACGGtggaagtgaggggagggggataagggaggagagaggagattgtgagggggagaagggaggtgatgaaggggggggggcgctgAGCAACTGGGCACCGCGTCGAGCTGCCTGCCAGCCAGATGCCCTGCGCCGTGACTTAACCCCGCCCTGCACAGTGACGCATGCCACACGCCCGACCGGTGCCCTGACCAAaaatcttatagcgaagcaagatgggttactctcacgcaaaagtgtagtacgctcatgggcggattcatggttgattatatgactaattttagcaaccagcccccgccatcttgttccgccatcttgctcagccatctcacttccggccaaagattagatccgcagcggggagagggagtgcgcagcccggggcagcgggagaatgAGTTCGCGGCCCAGGGGAGCGGGagagcgcggcccggggcagcgggagagggagtgcggggcagcggggagaggggcataggagggggggagacattgtagtgtgggggcaggcgagggaatgccggggggggggggaataaggcctagtgtgtgtgaagttgcggggaggtttacaatgattcttatttaatgtcccttgtctagtctgaaataaagttaattattggatcagaagaaatataattgtgtgtgttatatgattatatacatttatataattttcatgtatgtgtgtttataaacattttattctttaacaagaattaacagaattatgaactaacagaattatgaatctaaccctatatcacacacaaaacttcccccgcaatgtcaattaccctgcgagttgggtcggttccggttactacaaaatcaactcaaacactgcttgtgagccatttaagaggaggataacagcctcctcttgaacatcaaaaaaacaaaggagctgatcatggactttaggagggcacatcatccgaggacgtacactccatttaggataaatggggatcctgtggatagggtgaactgttttaaatatctgggagtccacatctccgaggatatgacatgggcatcacatgcctcagcactcgtgagtaaggcaagacagcgcctttaccacctcaggcaattgaggaaattcagagtgtctccgaggatcctccagtgcttctacgcagcggcggtggaaagcatcttgtccgggaacattaccatctggtttgggaattgctctgccaaggacaagaaggctctgcagagagtagtgcgttcggccaaacacactatgggaacttcactcgccccccctgcaggaactatacaacaggaggtgcaactgcagagcaaataaaatcatgggagacccctttcacccctgcaacggactgttccagctgctacggtcaggcaaacgcctccgttgccatgcggtgagaacggagaggttgagaaggagtttcttcccagaggcaattcggactgtaaaagcctatctcaccagggactaactctactgaacgtttttccttccattatttattatgtaaaagaatatgtgtgttatgattgtgtttatagtttgtttggttgtttgttgtttgtcttttgca from Leucoraja erinacea ecotype New England chromosome 5, Leri_hhj_1, whole genome shotgun sequence encodes:
- the LOC129697642 gene encoding zinc finger protein OZF-like — protein: MEDHMTGHNKEKRYVCDVCGKAWQYPSLLETHRREHTGERPYNCSKCGKNFARNGHLRRHMRVHSGEKPFTCSNCSMSFKTTQELTNHRQVHTGEKPYGCSVCGKSFARLSGLQEHRWFHSGERPFTCSDCGKGFTRSNSLLEHQRTHTGKHPFTCAQCGKRFSRSAKLLFHQQVHDGDRPFPRPFDCSDCGKNFMRASDLKAHQQVHTGKKPYDCSTCGKSFARLSGLRVHRRVHTGEKPFGCSTCGKSFPQLSGLQVHQRMHSGEQPFTCSDCGKGFKSSTHLKMHRRLHTGERPYTCSDCGKGFTSSTKLLSHQRVHASDHPVPSPLCGERFAMASHTLSHQRMHTIGQPYDCPYCGEAFDSSRGLRQHRRAHAGEQRLALWQGFQEGTEAGGAPADPHQREARCVR